From Streptomyces sp. TLI_105, the proteins below share one genomic window:
- a CDS encoding ABC transporter ATP-binding protein, whose amino-acid sequence MTDKLTKTGAAVGEPVDTGKSAPSEAFLDVRDLKIHFPTDDGLVKSVDGLSFQLEKGKTLGIVGESGSGKSVTSLGIMGLHTVGQYGRQKARISGEIWLNGRELLSADPEEVRKMRGREMAMIFQDPLSAMHPYYSVGSQIVEAYRIHNDVDKKTAKKRAVELLDRVGIPEPAKRFDNYPHEFSGGMRQRAMIAMALVNNPELLIADEPTTALDVTVQAQILDLMRDLQKEFGSAVVIITHDLGVVAELADDILVMYGGRCVERGPAESVFYEPQHPYTWGLLGSMPRIDREQTDRLIPVKGNPPSLINVPSGCAFNPRCPYADVPKGGITRTQRPELALVGERHHSACHMPQEERTRIWTEEIAPKL is encoded by the coding sequence ATGACGGACAAGCTGACGAAGACGGGCGCGGCGGTCGGAGAGCCCGTCGACACCGGGAAGTCCGCCCCCTCCGAGGCCTTCCTCGACGTACGCGACCTGAAGATCCACTTCCCGACCGACGACGGTCTGGTCAAGTCGGTCGACGGCCTCAGCTTCCAGCTGGAGAAGGGCAAGACCCTCGGCATCGTGGGCGAGTCCGGCTCCGGCAAGTCGGTCACCTCGCTCGGCATCATGGGCCTGCACACCGTCGGCCAGTACGGCCGGCAGAAGGCCAGGATCTCCGGCGAGATCTGGCTGAACGGCCGCGAGCTGCTCTCGGCGGACCCCGAAGAGGTCCGGAAGATGCGCGGCCGCGAGATGGCGATGATCTTCCAGGACCCGCTGTCCGCGATGCACCCGTACTACTCGGTCGGCAGCCAGATCGTGGAGGCGTACCGCATCCACAACGACGTCGACAAGAAGACGGCGAAGAAGCGGGCCGTCGAACTCCTCGACCGGGTCGGCATCCCCGAGCCCGCCAAGCGGTTCGACAACTACCCGCACGAGTTCTCCGGCGGCATGCGGCAGCGCGCGATGATCGCCATGGCGCTCGTCAACAACCCCGAGCTCCTCATCGCCGACGAGCCCACCACGGCCCTCGACGTGACCGTGCAGGCGCAGATCCTCGACCTGATGCGGGACCTGCAGAAGGAGTTCGGCTCCGCGGTCGTCATCATCACCCACGACCTCGGCGTCGTCGCCGAGCTCGCCGACGACATCCTCGTCATGTACGGCGGGCGGTGCGTCGAGCGCGGACCGGCCGAGTCCGTCTTCTACGAGCCGCAGCACCCCTACACCTGGGGCCTGCTCGGCTCGATGCCCCGCATCGACCGCGAGCAGACCGACCGGCTCATCCCGGTCAAGGGCAACCCGCCCAGCCTCATCAACGTCCCCAGCGGCTGCGCCTTCAACCCGCGCTGCCCGTACGCGGACGTCCCCAAGGGCGGCATCACGCGCACCCAGCGCCCGGAGCTGGCCCTCGTCGGAGAGCGCCACCACTCCGCCTGCCACATGCCGCAGGAGGAGCGCACCCGCATCTGGACCGAAGAGATTGCGCCGAAGCTGTGA
- a CDS encoding ABC transporter ATP-binding protein: MEPLLKVTGLQKHFPIRKGLLQRQTGAVKAVDGLDFEVYPGETLGVVGESGCGKSTMGRLITRLLEPTGGKIEFQGTDISHLGVSGMRPLRRDVQMIFQDPYGSLNPRHTVGTIVSAPFKLQGVEPEGGVKKEVQRLLGLVGLNPEHYNRYPHEFSGGQRQRIGIARALALKPKLVVADEPVSALDVSIQAQVVNLLDDLQEELGLTYVFIAHDLSVVRHVSDRIAVMYLGKIVELADRKSLYENPMHPYTRALMSAVPIPDPRRRGVESERILLKGDVPSPIAPPAGCRFHTRCWKATELCKTQEPPLLELRPGQRVACHHPENTDGATVPAARQSVDVTITKAPEAAKASEPAEAPERVKSAKPAAEPEAEAAAEPEAEAAAESIADPSAGESAPAGENTPAKANASAEEKTPAKANASAEEKTPAKANASAEENTPGE; the protein is encoded by the coding sequence ATGGAACCCCTCCTCAAGGTCACCGGCCTGCAGAAGCACTTCCCCATCCGGAAGGGTCTGCTCCAGCGCCAGACCGGGGCGGTCAAGGCGGTCGACGGGCTGGACTTCGAGGTCTACCCCGGTGAGACCCTCGGCGTCGTCGGCGAGTCCGGCTGCGGCAAGTCCACGATGGGCCGGCTGATCACGCGTCTGCTCGAACCCACCGGCGGGAAGATCGAGTTCCAGGGCACGGACATCTCGCACCTCGGCGTGTCGGGCATGCGCCCGCTGCGCCGGGACGTCCAGATGATCTTCCAGGACCCGTACGGCTCGCTGAACCCGCGCCACACGGTCGGCACGATCGTCTCGGCCCCCTTCAAGCTCCAGGGCGTCGAGCCCGAGGGCGGCGTGAAGAAGGAGGTCCAGCGCCTCCTCGGCCTGGTCGGCCTGAACCCGGAGCACTACAACCGCTACCCGCACGAGTTCTCCGGCGGCCAGCGCCAGCGCATCGGCATCGCCCGCGCGCTGGCCCTGAAGCCGAAGCTGGTCGTCGCGGACGAGCCCGTCTCCGCCCTGGACGTCTCCATCCAGGCGCAGGTGGTCAACCTCCTGGACGACCTCCAGGAGGAGCTGGGCCTCACCTACGTGTTCATCGCGCACGACCTCTCGGTCGTCCGGCACGTCTCGGACCGCATCGCGGTGATGTACCTCGGCAAGATCGTCGAGCTCGCGGACCGCAAGTCCCTGTACGAGAACCCGATGCACCCGTACACCCGGGCCCTGATGTCCGCGGTCCCGATCCCGGACCCGCGCCGCCGGGGCGTCGAGAGCGAGCGCATCCTGCTCAAGGGCGACGTCCCGTCCCCGATCGCCCCGCCGGCGGGCTGTCGCTTCCACACGCGCTGCTGGAAGGCGACGGAACTCTGCAAGACCCAGGAGCCCCCGCTCCTGGAACTCCGCCCGGGCCAGCGCGTGGCCTGCCACCACCCGGAGAACACGGACGGGGCGACGGTCCCGGCGGCCCGGCAGTCGGTGGACGTGACGATCACGAAGGCGCCGGAGGCGGCGAAGGCTTCGGAGCCGGCGGAGGCGCCGGAGCGGGTGAAGTCGGCGAAGCCGGCCGCCGAGCCGGAAGCCGAGGCCGCTGCCGAGCCGGAAGCCGAGGCCGCCGCCGAGTCGATCGCCGATCCCTCCGCCGGAGAGAGCGCCCCGGCCGGGGAAAACACCCCGGCCAAGGCGAACGCCTCCGCCGAGGAGAAGACTCCGGCCAAGGCGAACGCCTCCGCCGAGGAGAAGACTCCGGCCAAGGCGAACGCCTCCGCCGAGGAGAACACCCCGGGCGAGTGA
- a CDS encoding trimeric intracellular cation channel family protein — protein MLHDLFTPSVQHALDLVGIFVFAISGALLAVRKNFDVFGIAVLAEVTALGGGLFRDLVIGAVPPAAFTDLGYFLMPLIATVLVFFLHPEVERTQAAVNVFDAAGLGLFCVTGTTKAYDYGLGLTSSAALGLATAVGGGVLRDVLANEVPSLLRWDRDLYAVPAIVGATMAVLCIRFDVLNGFTSGAAVVTAFALRLFAMRYHWRAPRAWNRRSSASEEPEKATAQ, from the coding sequence GTGCTCCACGATCTGTTCACCCCCTCCGTCCAACACGCCCTCGACCTCGTCGGCATCTTCGTCTTCGCCATCTCCGGCGCCCTGCTCGCGGTCCGCAAGAACTTCGACGTCTTCGGCATCGCCGTCCTCGCCGAGGTCACCGCCCTCGGGGGCGGTCTCTTCCGCGACCTGGTCATCGGCGCGGTACCTCCCGCCGCCTTCACCGATCTCGGCTACTTCCTGATGCCGCTGATCGCGACGGTCCTCGTCTTCTTCCTCCACCCGGAGGTCGAGCGCACCCAGGCGGCCGTCAACGTGTTCGACGCGGCGGGGCTGGGGCTGTTCTGTGTGACGGGGACGACGAAGGCGTACGACTACGGCCTCGGTCTGACCTCCTCCGCCGCGCTGGGGCTCGCGACCGCCGTCGGCGGCGGTGTGCTGCGGGACGTGCTGGCGAACGAGGTGCCGTCGCTGCTGCGCTGGGACCGGGACCTGTACGCCGTGCCGGCGATCGTGGGCGCGACGATGGCCGTGCTCTGCATCCGTTTCGACGTGCTCAACGGGTTCACGAGCGGCGCCGCCGTGGTCACCGCCTTCGCGCTCCGTCTCTTCGCGATGCGCTACCACTGGCGCGCGCCCCGCGCCTGGAACCGCCGCTCCTCCGCGAGCGAGGAACCGGAAAAAGCTACCGCTCAGTAG
- a CDS encoding AAA family ATPase has product MRIQHTGAYAASTDIPSQRARARSRGRLLRDLRERGGRGPRSLTFAAGDLVVVSGLPGSGKSTLMKRAARGGALDSQDARERWEARMPRLLPYAVYRPLVRIAHYAALRRVLRSGASVIVHDCGTQSWVRSWLAREAGRRGRALHLLLLDVTPDTAKAGQHARGRGVSAYAFGRHRRAVGRLLRAAESGSLPHGCASVTLLDRAAADSLRSIGFRQAA; this is encoded by the coding sequence ATGAGGATCCAGCACACCGGCGCCTACGCGGCGAGCACCGACATACCGTCCCAGCGGGCCCGCGCCCGGAGCCGCGGACGCCTCCTGCGCGACCTGCGCGAGCGCGGGGGCCGCGGCCCCCGCTCCCTCACCTTCGCCGCCGGCGACCTCGTCGTCGTCTCCGGGCTGCCCGGCAGCGGCAAGTCCACCCTGATGAAGCGCGCCGCCCGGGGCGGCGCCCTCGACTCCCAGGACGCCCGCGAGCGCTGGGAGGCCCGCATGCCCCGCCTCCTGCCCTACGCCGTCTACCGCCCCCTGGTCCGGATCGCGCACTACGCCGCGCTGCGCCGTGTCCTGCGCTCCGGCGCGAGCGTGATCGTCCACGACTGCGGCACCCAGTCCTGGGTGCGGAGCTGGCTCGCCCGCGAGGCCGGACGGCGCGGCCGCGCCCTGCACCTGCTCCTCCTCGACGTCACCCCGGACACCGCCAAGGCCGGCCAGCACGCCCGGGGCCGGGGCGTCTCCGCGTACGCCTTCGGGCGCCACCGGCGGGCCGTCGGCCGGCTCCTGCGGGCCGCCGAGTCCGGCAGCCTCCCGCACGGCTGCGCCTCGGTGACCCTCCTCGACCGGGCCGCCGCCGACTCCCTGCGCAGCATCGGCTTCCGGCAGGCCGCCTGA
- a CDS encoding enhanced serine sensitivity protein SseB codes for MDVTWPGNELEEVLAASLGNPEAGARLVEVLGRSPVWVPLPNGGGPDSQGLDLATMEIDGAAYVPVFSSEQQFRACAGDHMSFTVAPARDFARGLPPQLGIAVNPGGTVGVPLPPPAVAELCRVGRTPLDGPASGGRVRLFEPDWQDDPVDFLAAASAEFEATGIVATARRALASVEGTEPALFIGVQLSHWEGADRTAPLDALGRALGRVEVAWPVNLILLDMAQDPVGDWMLERVRPFYQRAAV; via the coding sequence GTGGACGTGACGTGGCCGGGCAACGAGCTCGAAGAGGTCCTTGCCGCCTCACTGGGCAACCCCGAGGCGGGAGCCCGCCTCGTCGAGGTGCTGGGCCGCAGCCCGGTCTGGGTGCCCCTGCCCAACGGCGGCGGCCCCGACAGCCAGGGCCTCGACCTCGCCACCATGGAGATCGACGGCGCGGCCTACGTGCCCGTCTTCAGCTCCGAGCAGCAGTTCCGCGCCTGCGCCGGCGACCACATGTCCTTCACCGTCGCCCCCGCCCGTGACTTCGCCCGCGGCCTGCCCCCGCAGCTCGGCATCGCCGTGAACCCCGGCGGCACCGTCGGCGTCCCCCTGCCCCCGCCCGCCGTCGCCGAGCTCTGCCGCGTCGGCCGCACCCCGCTCGACGGACCCGCCAGCGGCGGCCGCGTCCGGCTCTTCGAGCCCGACTGGCAGGACGACCCGGTCGACTTCCTCGCCGCCGCCTCCGCCGAGTTCGAGGCCACCGGCATCGTCGCCACCGCCCGCCGTGCCCTCGCCAGCGTCGAGGGCACCGAACCCGCCCTCTTCATCGGCGTCCAGCTTTCCCACTGGGAGGGCGCCGACCGCACCGCGCCCCTGGACGCCCTCGGCCGCGCCCTCGGCCGGGTCGAGGTCGCCTGGCCGGTCAACCTCATCCTGCTCGACATGGCGCAGGACCCGGTCGGCGACTGGATGCTGGAGCGGGTGCGCCCCTTCTACCAGCGCGCCGCCGTGTGA
- a CDS encoding ABC transporter substrate-binding protein encodes MLKSSQRRIAAGALLAAATMVVTTACGGGNGDGGGKGSAGAAGFNAAVNKVANASAKKGGELKFIGSQEADSWDPQRGYYGFVWDFARYYTRQLVTFKAEPGAASTELVPDLATDAGKVSADGLTYTFTLKDGITWEDGKPITSKDIKYGIERIWAQDVISGGPIYLQQVLDPKGEYKGPYKDASADKLGLKAIETPDDKTIIFKLPVANGDFLQMLAMPAASPVRQDKDTKAKYGLKPFSSGPYKWQSYTPNKSIKLVRNDKWDAKTDTVRKALPDSVSVTFTTNADDMDNRLVEGEYDLDINATGVGAAARQKVLQQHKDNVDNPQTGFIRYAVFPQTVIPNVECRKAIIYAADSKSLQTARGGPQAGGDIATNMLPPAIKGADPKADPYGKLAGAPDLAKAKEALKKCGKPNGFKTTIAVRNNKKIEIATAESLQQSLKAVGIDAQIDQFDGAQTSGIIGSPKVVKEKGYGIIIMGWGADFPTGQGFLQPLVDGRFILQSGNNNFSELNDKAVNGLFDQALKETDPVKAGELYKQINTKVSEAAVYLPFTHEKNIIWRSSRLTNVYTADAYNGRYDYASLGVVK; translated from the coding sequence ATGCTGAAGAGCTCTCAGCGCAGAATCGCCGCGGGCGCGCTGCTTGCGGCGGCCACGATGGTCGTCACCACCGCCTGTGGCGGTGGCAACGGCGACGGTGGCGGCAAGGGCAGCGCGGGCGCGGCCGGCTTCAACGCCGCCGTCAACAAGGTCGCCAACGCGTCCGCCAAGAAGGGCGGCGAGCTGAAGTTCATCGGCTCGCAGGAGGCCGACTCGTGGGACCCGCAGCGCGGCTACTACGGCTTCGTGTGGGACTTCGCCCGCTACTACACCCGCCAGCTCGTCACCTTCAAGGCCGAGCCGGGCGCCGCCTCCACCGAGCTGGTCCCGGACCTCGCCACCGACGCCGGCAAGGTCTCGGCCGACGGCCTCACCTACACCTTCACCCTGAAGGACGGGATCACCTGGGAGGACGGCAAGCCGATCACCTCCAAGGACATCAAGTACGGCATCGAGCGCATCTGGGCCCAGGACGTCATCTCCGGCGGCCCGATCTACCTCCAGCAGGTCCTCGACCCCAAGGGCGAGTACAAGGGCCCGTACAAGGACGCCTCCGCGGACAAGCTCGGCCTGAAGGCGATCGAGACCCCGGACGACAAGACCATCATCTTCAAGCTGCCGGTCGCCAACGGCGACTTCCTGCAGATGCTGGCCATGCCGGCCGCCTCCCCGGTCCGCCAGGACAAGGACACCAAGGCCAAGTACGGCCTCAAGCCCTTCTCCTCCGGCCCGTACAAGTGGCAGTCGTACACGCCGAACAAGTCGATCAAGCTCGTCCGCAACGACAAGTGGGACGCCAAGACCGACACCGTCCGCAAGGCGCTCCCGGACAGCGTCTCCGTCACGTTCACCACGAACGCCGACGACATGGACAACCGTCTGGTCGAGGGCGAGTACGACCTCGACATCAACGCCACCGGTGTCGGCGCCGCCGCCCGCCAGAAGGTGCTCCAGCAGCACAAGGACAACGTCGACAACCCGCAGACGGGCTTCATCCGCTACGCGGTCTTCCCGCAGACGGTGATCCCCAACGTCGAGTGCCGCAAGGCGATCATCTACGCCGCCGACTCGAAGTCCCTCCAGACCGCCCGTGGCGGCCCGCAGGCCGGTGGCGACATCGCCACCAACATGCTGCCGCCGGCGATCAAGGGTGCCGACCCGAAGGCCGACCCGTACGGCAAGCTCGCGGGCGCCCCGGACCTGGCCAAGGCCAAGGAGGCGCTGAAGAAGTGCGGTAAGCCGAACGGCTTCAAGACCACGATCGCGGTCCGCAACAACAAGAAGATCGAGATCGCGACCGCCGAGTCCCTCCAGCAGTCGCTGAAGGCCGTCGGCATCGACGCCCAGATCGACCAGTTCGACGGCGCCCAGACCTCCGGCATCATCGGTTCGCCGAAGGTGGTCAAGGAGAAGGGCTACGGCATCATCATCATGGGCTGGGGCGCCGACTTCCCGACCGGTCAGGGCTTCCTCCAGCCGCTGGTCGACGGCCGCTTCATCCTGCAGAGCGGCAACAACAACTTCTCCGAGCTGAACGACAAGGCCGTCAACGGCCTGTTCGACCAGGCGCTGAAGGAGACCGACCCGGTCAAGGCCGGCGAGCTCTACAAGCAGATCAACACGAAGGTGTCGGAGGCCGCGGTCTACCTGCCCTTCACCCACGAGAAGAACATCATCTGGCGCAGCTCCCGGCTGACCAACGTCTACACGGCGGACGCCTACAACGGCCGCTACGACTACGCGTCGCTCGGCGTCGTCAAGTAA
- a CDS encoding ABC transporter permease has protein sequence MLAYIIRRLFAVVVMLLVVTLVTLSIFFLIPKMTGSDPAAMFVGKQADPASIEAIRQKLGLDEPILVQFWHFVSGIFVGRDYTGGGDTIHCAAPCFGYSFRTEQDVSTMLADAFPITLSMVIGAAALWLVLGVSAGVISALKRGTVVDRTAMITALAGVSLPIFFTGMLSMLVFRTQLHWLNASYTPITESFGGWFGGLLLPWVTLAFLYAAMYARLTRATMLEVLGEDYIRTARAKGLPEPVVLGKHAMRSTMTPILTIFGMDLGALVGGAILTETTFNLQGLGWMAIKGVSERDLPLILAVTLITATCVVIANLVVDLLYAVIDPRVRLA, from the coding sequence ATGCTTGCATACATAATCCGACGGCTCTTCGCAGTCGTCGTGATGCTGCTCGTCGTCACGCTCGTGACGCTCAGCATCTTCTTCCTCATCCCCAAGATGACCGGCAGCGATCCTGCCGCGATGTTCGTCGGCAAGCAGGCGGATCCGGCTTCCATCGAGGCCATCCGGCAGAAGCTGGGCCTGGACGAGCCGATCCTGGTGCAGTTCTGGCACTTCGTCTCCGGCATCTTCGTCGGCCGGGACTACACCGGCGGCGGCGACACCATTCACTGCGCCGCGCCCTGCTTCGGCTACTCGTTCCGCACCGAGCAGGACGTGTCGACGATGCTCGCCGACGCCTTCCCCATCACGCTGTCCATGGTCATCGGCGCCGCCGCCCTGTGGCTGGTGCTCGGCGTCTCGGCGGGCGTGATCTCCGCGCTCAAGCGGGGCACGGTCGTGGACCGCACCGCGATGATCACCGCACTCGCCGGTGTCTCGCTCCCCATCTTCTTCACCGGCATGCTGTCGATGCTCGTCTTCCGCACGCAGCTGCACTGGCTCAACGCCTCGTACACGCCGATCACCGAGTCCTTCGGCGGCTGGTTCGGCGGCCTCCTGCTGCCCTGGGTGACCCTCGCCTTCCTGTACGCGGCGATGTACGCGCGCCTCACCCGCGCCACCATGCTGGAGGTCCTCGGCGAGGACTACATCCGCACCGCCCGGGCCAAGGGCCTGCCGGAGCCGGTCGTGCTCGGCAAGCACGCGATGCGCTCCACCATGACCCCCATCCTGACCATCTTCGGCATGGACCTCGGCGCCCTCGTCGGCGGCGCGATCCTGACCGAGACCACGTTCAACCTCCAGGGCCTCGGCTGGATGGCGATCAAGGGCGTCAGCGAGCGGGACCTGCCGCTGATCCTGGCCGTCACCCTCATCACCGCCACGTGCGTCGTCATCGCGAACCTCGTGGTGGACCTGCTGTACGCGGTGATCGACCCCCGAGTGAGGCTCGCATGA
- a CDS encoding ABC transporter permease, which produces MTAPLHEKSAGEATATVDGAPDAPGTPDNSGAAGKAIEGRSPWKIAWTRLKRDKLALAGAFVVVFLILVAIFAPVIVGLLGHPPDEFHEDQIDPLFGTPIGSWGGVNGDFLFGVEPVNGRDVFSRIVYGARISLLVAFLAAVFAVLLGTVLGIIAGYFGGWIDAALSRIMDVMLAFPQLLFTIALVSVLPNEFLGLDGSGVRIAALILVIGFFGWPYVGRIVRGQTLSLRNREYVEAAQSLGAGRFYILRRELLPNLIAPIMVYATLMIPTNILTEAALSFLGAGVKPPTASWGQMLSTAITTYESDPLFMVIPGLAIFITVLAFNLFGDGVRDALDPKGSR; this is translated from the coding sequence ATGACGGCACCACTGCACGAGAAGAGTGCGGGCGAGGCGACCGCCACCGTCGACGGCGCGCCCGACGCTCCCGGCACTCCGGACAACTCCGGCGCCGCAGGCAAGGCCATCGAGGGGCGCTCCCCCTGGAAGATCGCCTGGACCCGCCTCAAGCGCGACAAGCTGGCCCTCGCGGGCGCCTTCGTCGTCGTCTTCCTGATCCTCGTCGCGATCTTCGCGCCGGTCATCGTGGGCCTCCTGGGCCACCCGCCGGACGAGTTCCACGAGGACCAGATCGACCCGCTGTTCGGCACGCCGATCGGCTCCTGGGGCGGCGTCAACGGCGACTTCCTGTTCGGCGTCGAGCCCGTCAACGGCCGCGACGTCTTCAGCCGGATCGTCTACGGCGCCCGGATCTCGCTGCTCGTCGCCTTCCTGGCGGCGGTCTTCGCGGTCCTCCTCGGCACGGTCCTCGGCATCATCGCCGGCTACTTCGGCGGCTGGATCGACGCGGCCCTCAGCCGGATCATGGACGTGATGCTCGCGTTCCCGCAGCTGCTCTTCACGATCGCCCTCGTCTCGGTGCTGCCCAACGAGTTCCTCGGCCTGGACGGATCGGGCGTGCGCATCGCCGCCCTCATCTTGGTGATCGGCTTCTTCGGCTGGCCGTACGTCGGTCGCATCGTCCGCGGCCAGACCCTCTCGCTGCGCAACCGCGAGTACGTCGAGGCCGCCCAGAGCCTGGGCGCCGGCCGCTTCTACATCCTGCGCCGCGAGCTGCTGCCCAACCTGATCGCCCCGATCATGGTCTACGCCACCCTCATGATCCCCACCAACATCCTCACCGAAGCGGCGCTCAGCTTCCTCGGCGCGGGTGTGAAGCCTCCCACCGCTTCCTGGGGCCAGATGCTGTCGACGGCCATCACCACCTACGAGTCGGACCCGCTGTTCATGGTGATCCCCGGCCTCGCGATCTTCATCACCGTTCTGGCGTTCAACCTCTTCGGCGACGGCGTGCGTGACGCGCTCGACCCGAAGGGCTCCCGCTGA
- a CDS encoding enhanced serine sensitivity protein SseB C-terminal domain-containing protein: protein MSASGTAAAGGPVEHMLRQVAPGRYDAYEQLLHALADGELWMLLWQGAPGSPDAQYGNMEVDGHGYAPCVTSAQELAASGWNRAHELVTGRDIARALYPDRWGVWLNPHAPGGGVGIPWADLRRIATGLDRMPAGPLRVTEPALEIPQFYALLTQNAHRTPAVRALRRGWVQPALGSPYLAIGLDLYDTSPAAVDEVRSMMRQSIGTVPDGLPVSTVALSDAYDPVALWLRANARPFYDREAHAGRGPAAVPGYGYPPPTPSGY, encoded by the coding sequence GTGAGCGCGTCAGGCACCGCTGCGGCCGGAGGACCGGTCGAGCACATGCTGCGCCAGGTGGCACCCGGACGCTACGACGCGTACGAGCAGCTGCTGCACGCCCTCGCCGACGGCGAGCTGTGGATGCTGCTCTGGCAGGGCGCCCCCGGCTCGCCCGACGCCCAGTACGGGAACATGGAGGTCGACGGCCACGGCTACGCGCCGTGCGTCACCTCCGCCCAGGAGCTCGCCGCCTCCGGCTGGAACCGCGCCCACGAGCTCGTCACCGGCCGCGACATCGCCCGCGCGCTCTACCCGGACCGCTGGGGCGTCTGGCTCAATCCGCACGCCCCCGGCGGCGGCGTCGGCATCCCCTGGGCCGACCTGCGCCGGATCGCCACCGGTCTCGACCGGATGCCCGCCGGGCCGCTGCGCGTCACCGAGCCCGCCCTGGAGATCCCGCAGTTCTACGCCCTGCTCACGCAGAACGCCCACCGCACCCCGGCCGTCCGGGCGCTGCGCCGCGGCTGGGTGCAGCCTGCGCTCGGCTCCCCGTACCTCGCCATCGGTCTCGACCTGTACGACACGTCCCCGGCGGCCGTCGACGAGGTCCGCTCGATGATGCGCCAGTCGATCGGCACCGTCCCCGACGGACTGCCCGTCTCGACGGTCGCGCTCTCCGACGCGTACGACCCGGTGGCCCTGTGGCTGCGGGCGAACGCGCGCCCCTTCTACGACCGCGAGGCGCACGCCGGGCGCGGCCCCGCCGCCGTACCGGGGTACGGATACCCCCCGCCGACACCGTCCGGATACTGA
- a CDS encoding thioesterase family protein produces MSTSTEPTAVGTYEFDRDTAVTLREPGVYDADLSAGWTIIHAVNGGYLLALLGRALGDHLPHPDPFTISAHYLTPSVPGPAVIRTETVRTGRTLSTGQASLFQYAEDGTEVERIRVLASYGDLDALPDDVRTAATPPVMAPIENCFSAADNPAPRIPGSSAIADRLDLRLDPACVGWAVGAPSGRGEMRAWFGLADGREPDALSLLLAVDALPPTSFELGLKGWTPTVELTTHVRCRPAPGPLRVSITTRNLAGGFLEEDAEVWDSADRLVAQSRQLARAPRD; encoded by the coding sequence ATGAGCACGAGCACCGAGCCGACCGCCGTCGGGACCTACGAGTTCGACCGCGACACCGCCGTCACCCTCCGGGAACCCGGCGTCTACGACGCCGACCTCTCCGCCGGCTGGACGATCATCCACGCCGTCAACGGCGGCTATCTCCTCGCCCTGCTCGGCCGCGCCCTCGGCGACCACCTCCCGCACCCCGACCCGTTCACGATCTCGGCGCACTACCTGACGCCGTCCGTGCCGGGCCCCGCGGTGATCCGGACGGAGACCGTCCGCACCGGCCGGACCCTCTCCACCGGGCAGGCCTCGCTCTTCCAGTACGCCGAGGACGGCACCGAGGTCGAGCGCATCCGCGTCCTCGCCTCGTACGGAGACCTCGACGCCCTCCCGGACGACGTCCGCACGGCGGCGACGCCCCCGGTGATGGCCCCGATCGAGAACTGCTTCAGCGCTGCCGACAACCCGGCCCCGAGGATCCCCGGCTCCTCGGCGATCGCCGACCGCCTCGACCTCCGCCTCGACCCGGCCTGCGTGGGCTGGGCGGTCGGAGCGCCGTCGGGCAGGGGCGAGATGCGGGCCTGGTTCGGGCTGGCCGACGGGCGCGAGCCCGACGCCCTCTCTCTCCTGCTCGCGGTCGACGCGCTGCCGCCGACCTCCTTCGAGCTGGGGCTCAAGGGCTGGACCCCGACCGTGGAGCTCACCACCCACGTCCGCTGCCGTCCGGCTCCCGGGCCGCTGCGGGTCTCGATCACCACCCGGAACCTCGCCGGCGGCTTCCTGGAGGAGGACGCCGAGGTCTGGGACAGCGCGGACCGTCTGGTGGCCCAGTCCCGCCAACTGGCCCGCGCGCCGCGCGACTGA